In one Gadus morhua chromosome 15, gadMor3.0, whole genome shotgun sequence genomic region, the following are encoded:
- the LOC115559463 gene encoding uncharacterized protein LOC115559463 has product KKLILDYYKSFKLRVTSGTVTSEWHRLEKGIITGCTISVILFALAMNMLVKSAEVECRGPLTKSGVRQPPIRAFMDDLTVTTTSVPGCRWILQGLEKIITWARMCFKPAKSRSLVLKRGKVTDKFRFSLDGTQIPSVTEKPIKSLGKTFDCTLKDAASIKATNRELEAWLTAVDKSGLPGKFKAWIYQHGVLPRILWPLLVYEFPITTVQGFERRISRYLRRWLGLPRSLSSIALYGHNNKLKLPISSLNEEFMVTHAREVLLYRESSDPKVSQAGIEVRTGRKWRAQEAVEQAESRLRHSMLVSPVASGRAGLGIVATTRYDKALGKDRRRLVQEEVRTGVEELRASQMVGMRQQGAWTRWEQAVDRKISWSGLWQAEPYRIKFLIASVYDVLPSPSNLQSPGRRTLHLAPRPGAEGDSRNHLHQHHPEQASPTSKAGDCFHSSRGEA; this is encoded by the exons aaaaaacttaTCTTGGACTATTACAAGAGTTTCAAGCTGAGAGTCACCTCTGGGACAGTCACTTCTGAGTGGCATCGGCTTGAGAAAGGGATCATCACTGGATGCACTATTTCAGTGATTCTCTTTGCCTTGGCCATGAACATGCTGGTCAAGTCAGCAGAAGTCGAGTGCAGAGGTCCGCTCACCAAGTCTGGAGTCCGCCAGCCCCCCATCAGAGCCTTTATGGACGACCTGACAGTAACGACGACGTCAGTGCCGGGGTGCCGATGGATCCTTCAGGGCTTGGAGAAGATCATCACCTGGGCTCGGATGTGTTTCAAGCCTGCAAAATCTAGGTCCCTGGTGCTCAAGAGAGGGAAAGTGACTGACAAGTTCCGCTTCTCTCTGGACGGCACCCAGATTCCATCAGTCACCGAGAAACCCATCAAGAGCCTCGGAAAGACCTTTGACTGCACCCTGAAGGACGCTGCATCCATCAAGGCCACAAATCGGGAGCTGGAGGCGTGGCTGACAGCAGTGGACAAGTCGGGTCTGCCTGGTAAATTTAAGGCCTGGATTTACCAGCATGGTGTTCTCCCCAGGATTCTGTGGCCCCTGCTTGTTTACGAGTTCCCAATAACAACAGTACAGGGCTTCGAGAGGAGGATCAGCCGTTACCTCCGTAGATGGCTGGGCCTGCCACGAAGCCTGAGTAGCATCGCTCTATATGGGCACAACAACAAACTGAAGCTCCCCATTAGCAGCCTGAATGAGGAGTTCATGGTAACCCATGCAAGAGAGGTGCTGCTGTACAGGGAATCCAGTGATCCAAAGGTCTCCCAGGCTGGCATCGAAGTCAGGACTGGAAGGAAGTGGAGGGCGCAGGAAGCAGTCGAGCAGGCGGAGTCACGCTTGCGTCACAGCATGCTGGTCAGCCCAGTGGCATCTGGACGAGCAGGGCTTGGTATCGTTGCAACCACACGCTACGACAAAGCCCTGGGCAAAGACAGACGCCGATTGGTCCAAGAGGAAGTGAGAACTGGCGTGGAGGAACTGCGTGCTAGCCAGATGGTGGGGATGCGACAGCAAGGCGCATGGACGAGATGGGAACAGGCAGTGGACCGCAAGATCTCCTGGTCGGGGCTTTGGCAAGCTGAGCCTTACCGGATCAAGTTCCTGATTGCGTCCGTCTATGACGTCTTGCCCAGCCCATCCAACCTC CAAAGCCCTGGGAGAAGGACGCTACACTTGGCGCCACGACCAGGTGCTGAAGGCGATAGCAGAAACCATCTTCACCAGCATCACCCAGAACAAGCCTCTCCGACCAGCAAGGCAGGCGATTGCTTTCATTCGAGCAGGGGAGAAGCCTAA